Proteins from a single region of Ziziphus jujuba cultivar Dongzao chromosome 1, ASM3175591v1:
- the LOC107425302 gene encoding protein DEHYDRATION-INDUCED 19 isoform X1 yields the protein MDSDFWTSRLAAAKRQYTLQHHHQSSNLDRLSIDDFEVEDEVRPEFPCPYCYEDFDIASLCSHLEDEHSCESKVTVCPICSVKVARDMLSHITLQHGHLFKLQRRRRLRRVAIPNSQALSLLGRDLREAHLQVLLGGGGYRSNNASVSNGATDPFLSSLILNFPTSESEEISKSVVTNADDTSAKNGVPTHIWKSSSFDPSLSFEEREKKMRQAAGRAGFMQDLLLTTLLGD from the exons ATGGACTCCGATTTCTGGACCTCACGCCTCGCTGCCGCAAAACGCCAATATACATTGCAGCACCACCATCAGAGCTCCAATTTAg ATCGGTTGAGCATAGATGATTTTGAGGTGGAGGACGAGGTTCGACCCGAGTTCCCGTGCCCGTATTGCTATGAGGATTTCGACATCGCGTCCTTGTGTTCGCATCTCGAAGACGAGCACTCTTGCGAGTCTAAAGTCACC GTTTGTCCGATTTGCTCTGTTAAAGTTGCAAGGGACATGTTAAGTCATATCACACTGCAACATGGGCACTTGTTCAAG TTGCAGAGACGTCGCAGATTACGTAGAGTTGCCATTCCTAACAGTCAGGCACTATCTCTTCTTGGTCGGGATCTTCGTGAAGCTCATCTGCAGGTGCTTCTAGGGGGTGGTGGATATCGATCAAATAATGCTAGTGTGTCAAATGGAGCTACTGATCCATTTCTATCATCTCTTATCTTGAATTTTCCTACATCAGAATCTgaagaaatttcaaaatctgTTGTAACTAATGCTGATGACACTTCTGCAAAGAATGGGGTACCTACACATATTTGGAAATCAAG TAGTTTTGATCCTTCCTTGAGTTTCGAAGAGCGGGAGAAAAAGATGAGACAAGCGGCTGGAAGAGCTGGTTTTATGCAGGATCTGCTTCTTACGACTTTGTTGGGAGACTAA
- the LOC107425302 gene encoding protein DEHYDRATION-INDUCED 19 isoform X2 has product MDSDFWTSRLAAAKRQYTLQHHHQSSNLDRLSIDDFEVEDEVRPEFPCPYCYEDFDIASLCSHLEDEHSCESKVTVCPICSVKVARDMLSHITLQHGHLFKLQRRRRLRRVAIPNSQALSLLGRDLREAHLQVLLGGGGYRSNNASVSNGATDPFLSSLILNFPTSESEEISKSVVTNADDTSAKNGVPTHIWKSSFDPSLSFEEREKKMRQAAGRAGFMQDLLLTTLLGD; this is encoded by the exons ATGGACTCCGATTTCTGGACCTCACGCCTCGCTGCCGCAAAACGCCAATATACATTGCAGCACCACCATCAGAGCTCCAATTTAg ATCGGTTGAGCATAGATGATTTTGAGGTGGAGGACGAGGTTCGACCCGAGTTCCCGTGCCCGTATTGCTATGAGGATTTCGACATCGCGTCCTTGTGTTCGCATCTCGAAGACGAGCACTCTTGCGAGTCTAAAGTCACC GTTTGTCCGATTTGCTCTGTTAAAGTTGCAAGGGACATGTTAAGTCATATCACACTGCAACATGGGCACTTGTTCAAG TTGCAGAGACGTCGCAGATTACGTAGAGTTGCCATTCCTAACAGTCAGGCACTATCTCTTCTTGGTCGGGATCTTCGTGAAGCTCATCTGCAGGTGCTTCTAGGGGGTGGTGGATATCGATCAAATAATGCTAGTGTGTCAAATGGAGCTACTGATCCATTTCTATCATCTCTTATCTTGAATTTTCCTACATCAGAATCTgaagaaatttcaaaatctgTTGTAACTAATGCTGATGACACTTCTGCAAAGAATGGGGTACCTACACATATTTGGAAATCAAG TTTTGATCCTTCCTTGAGTTTCGAAGAGCGGGAGAAAAAGATGAGACAAGCGGCTGGAAGAGCTGGTTTTATGCAGGATCTGCTTCTTACGACTTTGTTGGGAGACTAA